From the Macaca nemestrina isolate mMacNem1 chromosome 7, mMacNem.hap1, whole genome shotgun sequence genome, the window GGCTCCCTACTGCAgactctgccctcccctcctgctgccccaagcttgacctccctgggcttcTTGGGCTGGTGTCTCCAAGGACCTGGGTCCCAACCCTGTGTTTTCCTCCCCCATCCTGGAGTAGCAACTCGGGCATCGCACTGATGTGGTCCCCTCCCCTGGGAGGAGTGGAATCTAGTGATGTCACAGTCCCCCTAGGAACTGTCATTACTGCTGCAAGACTGGCCTTTGATCTTATGCCCCAGTCCCTAAGTGTTCACACCCCATTTCTGGTTCCTCTGGTCGCAGCACAGATTCCCAGCTGGAAGGAGAATGGGGATTATGGGACCTAGGAGCAGTAGGTTTCAGGCTGCCTTACTCCCTTAACGTAGACATTGACAGTGGGAAAAGCCTACACTTCCCCCATGAACTCAAAATGTTGACAGTATCTCAGGGCGGCAATGGGAGAacgggtttggtttggttttctcccAGGCTTCTACTTTCCAGAGagactttaacatttttttctgagttctccacAGTTCTGGGACCAAACTGCCCTTCAGTCAGTGGTCTCTGAAGTGAGATTTGCTCATCTTCTGTAGAACAGATCTTGGGAAACTGAACTTGACAGCTTGAATCTTCCTCATATCATCTCAACTTGGGGTACTTTGAGTGCCACAGGATAAATGTGGGAGATCTTTCTGAAGCATCCGTTTCCCTCAATTCtcttaagagagaaaaatcattaaTGTACTTAGAGATGACAGTCACATAGGTGTCTAAGAGAGTATACCAGACTTCTCTCTGAAATGAGACTTGGATTATCCTCTTTCTGATAAATTCCTGGGTTTAACAAAGaagctgccttctgccatgaggacACATTGatataaaagtttgagaggtacTGGTGCACTTCTTTAACTACCAGACATGTGAGGATGTATGACTCTAAACCACACAGAGTGCGGTTCCTGCCTACTTAATGTTTACTTTTCTACCTCTGCCTCTGGTTTTGGTCCCTGGCAGATGCTGattcatggcaaaaccccagagCTTGGAGTCAGAAGACAAATGAGTTTAAGTTCCATTATTGTCCCCTCCCCTTTTTTGAAGCCATAATATCCATTCCTCTCAGTCACTAAGTGATTGTGACAACACCTTACACAGTTGTAGGTGGCATTAAATCAGATGGTGTATAAGAGTATTTTGCAAAAACTGTAAAGGAGGATGTGCCTGTAGGGGCTGGTGGTTCTCATGAGTATTACTGCTCTTCTTTCCCACAGCTGAAAGAGTATTAGCAGAGTAAAAGCCCTGGTGTTCCGGCAGGAGcgaagacaagaaaaaaactggaagtaGCCCTGAGACAACCACTTCTGGTGGTTGCCACTCACCTGAGGATGTGAGTCTTGGCTGACCAGGCTCCTGGGGACAGGAGTCCCAAGGGGCAGTAAAGGATAATTGTTGAGATTGCTGGGTACTGGTAGAGAattgtgggtttgaatcctgcctctccGTCTGCTAGGCATCTGACTTAtggcaaattgcttgagctctTTGAGCCTGtcttttcacatctgtaaaataggggtaGTAGTGTTTGACTTCCATttgtgaagtttaaatgagattccttattattgtttttatgttaatCCTTAGTACATGGCCTGCTGTAAACAGCCAGTATACTCAGGAAATGGTCATTGCTGTTTGATTTTCCTCATCCCCAGTCTCAAGGGGAAGCTGGGCCAATGAGTACAGCCACTTGCCATCAGGCTGTCCCTTTAGGGTCACAGAAGGGGGCCCAGTGTGTGGTGAGGACAGCCCGAGGCACTAGAAATAATAGAAGATCTAACTTGCCACCAACTTGCTTGGTGACGACAGAAAAATCACTTCTtcctgtgggcctcagtttcctcctctgtaagatgATATTGGAGATCAGTGTCTTTCAAACTTGTTTTTTAGCTACAGCCCCCTTAGTTCAAGTGAACCCTTACTCagaagtctgttttttttttaatggatgtgGAGGTCTGGAGCTCTACCAGATTCATCGCCCATGTCCTGGGCCTGAGGGAGGGGGTCCAGTGAACGTGTTAAGAGCTGCATTGATCAGGTGACTCCACTCTGTGACTGCATCGCTCAGGGGACTTTTCCATCTATTTGTTCCTGCCCCTTGCAAGGCAGCAGGTGGCCATTTGGAAAAATGGCACAGGCCATGGTTTTAATCTCCTCTGCTCTTCAGCAGAGGAACCCACATCTTCCTCCTACCCTgactttcttgtttctctctgaGCCACTTCTGTCTTTCTCCACTTGCCCTTGTTTTTCCCTTGTCACCTCCTGTAGATTCAGGACATTCTGAATGTGCTAGTGTCCAACCTTAACCATTCCAATGGGGGTAGCGCTCCCCTATTGAACAAGTGGAAGATGAGGCAGTGCCAGGACCCCTCTCTGGCTTGCTGTCTCCAGCTGTGCATGCCCCTGAGGCTTCTCTGGTTTGGGGGACACTTTACCTCTGGCTTATTTTATGTTGCTGCCATTAACCTTCAGCCTGTTTATGGGAATAACGTACAGAGCAGGTATGTGGGATTTGGggctgtttttctttgttttttgttttttgtttttttttttgagacagtgtctcactctgttacccagactggagtacagtggtgtgatctcagctcactacaacctctgcctcccgggttcaatgattctcttgccttagccttctgagtagctgggattacaggcaactaccaccacacctggctaatctttgtatttttaatagaggcgagcttcaccatgttggccaggctggtcttgaactcctgacctcaaacgatccacccgcctcagcttcccaaagtgctgggattacatttgtgagccaccgtgctcggccccttgctgttttttactttcttgatatcCATAACTGTTTCCCATGtcagtttctgtttttcttttgaatttgtcATTATTACTCCTGCATCATCTGTTACCCTGAAGGATCTGGAGGTAAGAGGCCCTGGGCCGAGGTGCGGTGACCCTGCAGGCCAGCCCTCCAACCTCCTCTCACAGCAGAGGCTGGGTGCCCCTCTACCAGCTGAGACAACCCCCACACACCCCAGCCCTAATGATTGTTCTCTCCACCTCTCCCTGCAGTCCTCCTCCAACTCATCCTCTCTATATGCGCCTCAGAGCCGGTACCAAGAACTAGCAGTAGCCCTGGACTCAAACTCTGCGACAATCAATCACCTTAATGAAAATATAGAATCATTGGTAAGAGTCCAGTGGGGTCCCCTGATTCCATGCTGCCAATCCTAGTCTTTAGTTTACCCATGGGGCCCTGAAGAAAGGGGCTGGGGGCCCCTGGTACCAAGGGCAAATGGGAAGCTGGAGCACCCAGGCCTCACCTGGAGGGACTCCAGAGCAAGGAGCATGTAGCATGGCTCTTCTGTCGCTGCCCTCTTTGCCGACTCTCTGTTCTCCAGACACCTCTGCTCCAGTCCTTGCCACACACACCCTAGGGTTGTCACCTCTCAGGGAAGCACTAGCCTGACTGGTTGTCAGGGGCCCCGTATTTCTGCCCTGACTCAGTCCTGAATTTGCTCTTTGAGTCTGGACAAGTCACCTCTCCTCCTTGGGCTCATGTTTCTGGAGGAGGTAGAGCATCAAAGGCCTCTGTTAGCTCTGAGAGTCTGAGATTTAAAGGCCCCTAGAATGGAAACCTCATGGCCAAGGGCTCCTGTCTGTCCTTTTCCATCCTATATTTGCCATGGAGAAGCGTACCTGGCCTGTATGTGCTcagtaagtgtttgttgaatgaacgcACCTTTCTAAATAACAAGCTGGCAGAAGGGTGGGCTTTTCTCAGACTCCGTCTCTGGAGATTTATGTTACTGTCCCTTCGAGAGAATCCAGATTTAGACTTTGAGTTCTGCAGCTTTGGGCAAAAACCAACAGAGACCCAAATCCTCTGTCCTTGAGAGCTTGAGGAGAGTTGACCAGTTCCTGTTGCCATTGGGTCTGAGAACGTTGCCTTTAAAATCCATTCCTGGCCCCTGCCTACCGCTTCCTGGTCTAGGGAATAGAGTTGAGGGGGCCACCCTCAGTCACCTGAATTTGACTCTCCCCacagaaacaacagaagaaacaagTGGAACATCAGCTGGAAGAAGTAACATGATTTCTTTGTTTGCTCACAACATGGCTGCTGGGTTTGAGGGGCACTCAGATGTAGAGGCTCCAGTCTCATCTcacccactcccagcctggggaagaaggcTCACCCCTCAGATTCCATCCCATCCCCATAGGGTCCCTGATAACTTAGTCCCATGAGTGGACCTGTCCTGGGGCATTGATGGCATTCTGGGGGCATGTCTCTTGCTGTGCCGTCTCTGCTTCCCATGGTAAgagctctgtcttcctcttcctataGGAGAAGAAAGCAAACAATGAAATTCACAAAGCGCAAATGGAGCAGTTAGAGGTGAGTGGAGGGTGGGGAGTTTTCTCCTGTCCTTCagagaatgtttctttccttctctttcagcaCTTTCTTGACTTTTCTCCCAAATGTTCAATTCCAGACAATCAACATCCTCATGTTGGAAAAGGCAGACTTGAAGACCACCCTTTACCATACTAAACGTGCCGCCAGACACTTTGAAGGTAGGAATCTGGGCACCCGGTCATCCTTCAACCTGGCACTTTGACAGGTCTTTAGGAGGAGTCCTTTGGGCCCCATCTCAACTTCTGTCATTACAGAAGAGTCCAAGGATCTGGCCAGCCGCCTGCAATACTCCTTGCAGCGTACTCAAGAATTGGAGTGGGCTCTCTCTGCTGTGTCTACACAGCAGCAGGAAGAGGACAGGATGAGTTCAACCAGCTGTCCCGTCCCCTGGCAGCCTGGCTTGCCAGATGGAGGAGTGAGCCTAAAGCTCCCTTCTGCAGGATGCAGTGTCCTGCCCAGAAGGCAGCAGGATCATTTCAAGCTGCTTTTGTGTTTGGTTGTTAGAGGCAGCCTGGGGCTGAGTCAGCTGCtgtgggtgtgttgggggcaCTGTGGGCAGTGAGCACTGGACACAGAGCTCAGAGACCAAGTGCCTGCCCTGCCCTTACCTAGCTGTGGCCTTGGCCAAGTCTTAGGTGGGGTATTGGATACTTGTACTGTGAAGGTACGGAAGAGTACCTTTAGTATGTTACCATTTCTATAGAGAGAGGAAAgtgttcatgtatgtgtgtgtgtgtacatactaTGATAATGTACATAAAACATGTCTGTAAGTGTTTATAAAAAACTCAGGAGAGAGTAACAAGGCGCCTGGGACGACACTTCCCTTCTGTACCTTCTGAGTTTTGGACTATGCGAATGTATCATCctttcaaaaagcaaacaaaagattAATTTCCCCTTTCCTatctgtgcccccacccccagcaagaAAAATGGGCTTAGAGAATCGGACAGACCTGggtgttcaaatcccagctctgtctaAGTGATCTTAGGCAAGAACTTAACTTCGAATACTCCATGCTTTTCATCTACACAATAGATGTTTTCCTAGTAACTGTCTCATATGGTGGTAGTGAGGTTTAAATGGGATTGTTAGCATGGTACCTGGTGAACTCCGTAAAGTTTCTAACAGTGGTAgtaacaacagtaacaacaatgGCAATATTATctgatctctctgggcctctgttagCCAGCTGTAAATTCGATCTTTCTCTGTCCCTTCCAACTTTACTGAGTTCTTTTAAAAACCAGGCCATGGACTTGGAAATGCCTTGATCTTTACAGTCCTCGAGCCGCAGTGAAGCAGTCCTCCAGCAGCAGTTAGAGCAGTCCACAAAGGAGCGGGCACTGCTGACGCAGGTGAGGCTTTGCAGAGGAGGGATGTGGAAGGATGATGATCCCTACTGGCCAGGAGCAGGTAAGGACCAGTGACAGCCCTTCCTAACTTCTGTGCCCATCCTTGCAGGTGACAGAGTCACTTAAACAAGTCCAGCTAGAGAGAGATGAATATGCTCAACATATAACAGGAGAGAGGGCCCGGTGgcaggagaggatgtggaaaatgTCGGTGGAGGTGAGACCTGACCCTTCAGCCCCCACCTTAGATAGGTCACTGGATCTTTCTgggcatctgtaaaatgggactagtACAGCCAGACGTGGTCATGGGTCTGGGCtttgtggaggtgggggcagagaggGAGATGGTAGCTTGTCCAGCCACCAGCCCCTCTCCCCAGGGCCCTTCCCCTCTGTGCTTTGGGCAGGCTTGCACATTGAAGGAGGAGAAGCGTGACATACATCGGATACAGGAGCTGGAGAGGAGCTTGTCCGAACTCAAACCCCAGATGGGTAAAATGGGTCTGGTGTGACGTGGGAGCAGGACCAGCATCAGAGGACTGTGGGGGTGGCTTAGAATGCcccagggaggtgggtggatggaagggcTTTGAGGCAGAGGGAAAGAGGTCTGTGCCAGGAGACTGCAAGTTTTGTCATCTCCATGAGCCTCAGGGTCCCCATCAGCAAAGAGGGAGGAGTGCCCATTGTCAGCCACCCACAGTGCTCTCTATCTGAAAGTGGCTTGGAAATTGGCTACCATCAGGTGCAAGGAATCATTAGCAGTGAGGCCAAGTTTGGGAAGCCTGAGAGGAGCTGTGCATCAAGAggagggttttattttttctttttgggtagGGGGGCGGTGGTTGGGGAATCCAGAGGCCCTTATTGTCTGTTTCCTTTCTCAGCTGAGCCCCTGTCCCCAGCACCCCTAGCAGGGACTTCTGAGGTGAAGCAGCTACAAGATGAGGCCAGGCACCTGAGGAAGGAGGTGGAAAGTTTGGAGGGAAAGCTGCAATCCCAGGTGGAAAACAATCAGGCCTTGAGTCTCCTGAGCAAGGAACAAAAGGAGAGCTTTCGGGATCAGGAGGAGAGGCTCTGAGaccaggaggagaggagggtgcGGGAGCAGGAGAGGGTGCGGGAGCAGGAGAGGGTGCGGGAGCAGGAGAGGgtgcgggagcaggaggagcagaAGCTGCAGGAGCAGGAGAGACTGTGTGCGCAAAAGGAGAGGCTTCAGAAGCAGCAGGAGAGGCTGCGGGAGCAGGGTGAGAGGCTGCGAAAGCAGGAGAGGCTACGAAAGCAGGAGGAGAGGCTGTGGGATCAGGAGGAGAGGCTACGAAAGCAGGAGGAGAGGCTCGCGCTCTCCCAGAACCACACGCTCGACAAGCAGCTGGCCGAGCCACATTGCAGCTTCGAGGATCTGGTGTGTTGCCCTACCTGGGGAGCCTGCCCTCATCCCTAACCCTCCAGGCCtttgtttccccacctgtaaaatggggcagtGTAGCCCTTACATGACATGGTACTTCTAAAGGCACCTGTGAGCCAGAGCTCATCAGGCCCTGCTCTGATGGCTGTTGGGGAGAGGGGATGATTTTTCTAACCTGCCTCCACCCTTCCCGGTGACATGAGAGGCAGACACCAAGTTCTGGGGTCTCCAGCTGTAGTGGGTGGCCAATGATTGCTTCTCTCTgtccagaacaatgagaacaggAGCGCACTGCAGTTGGAGCAGCAAGTAAAGGAACTGCAGGAGAAGCTGGGTGAGGTGAAGGAGACGGTAACCTCTGCCCCATCCAAGAAGGGCTGGGAGGTGGGCACcagcctctggggaggggaggtgcCAGGCCAAAGGCAGCTCCAACTGGGGGGTAGGTGACCCCAGCACCCTCCAGGGCAGCCCTATGACTGTTTCTTGCTTCCTGCCCTCTGACTTTTAGAGGTAGGTAGCCCTGGGTTCCTCCCAGCTCTGGACATCATCATCCCAGCTAGAGGCATGGATTCCCCCAATCACAGAGGAAGAGACAGTGGTATGAGAGGCTCCTTatgccaggcaaggtggctcatgcgtgtaatcccagaactttgggaggtcaggagtttgagaccagcctggccaacagggcaaaacctcatctctactaaaattacaacaacaacaaaaaattagccaggcatgatggcacatgcctgtaatcccagctacttgggaggctgaggcatgagaatctcttgagcccgggaggtggaggttgcagtgagctggcattgcaccactgcactccagcctgggccacgcatggcactctgtctcaaaacaaaacaaaaaagcctccTTGGATTCAAACTGGATTCCAGCCTCCATTCCACTGGTCACCATTCAACTACTTTTCATCTCTAAGTCTCTGTTTCTTTAACTTCAAAAGGAAGTTAGCATTTTCCTTACGGAGgtgctgaggattaaatgagagaatacatGGAAACATTAGGCATGTAGCACACTTAGCAGATGGTGGTCGGCTCCCTCTGCTTTTCCACCAGTCTGTGGCCTACAGTTTAAATGGTGGGAAGAAGGAGATGAGATTTGAGGCTGGGGGAAGAGGCATGGGGTTCTTGGCAAGGGAGGCAGTCTCTTAGGCCTGGAGCCAGGGGCCAGGGGCCTGGGCAGGTGACAGAGCCCCACAGTTCCCTTGCTACCCTATTAATGGGCCCAGAATCTGGAAGCCAGCCACCACGTGCCCTCATGCCCAGGGTCTTCCTGCAGGTGGAGCTGAAGAGCCAAGAGTCTCAGAGTCTGCAGCAGAAGTGAGACTAGTACCTGCAGCAGTACCTGGCCAGCTATCAGCAGCTGACCTCTGAGAAGGAGGTGCTGCACAGGCCGTTACTGCTGCAGACCCAGCTCATGGACCGGCTGCAGCAGTAGGAAGCTCGGGGCAAAGCGGGGGCTGAGATGGCCTACCAAAAGTTGCAGGAGACCCAGGGGAGGGAGTTGCAGAGGACGGAGCCCTGAGGGGGATGACCTGGCAACCTCCGTGCCTTCTCAGTCTGTTTTCTGTCCCCTTAGGAGTGCCTAGAAGCTGCCAGCCAGCAGAACCAACAGCTAGAGACCCAGCTGAGCGTCATGGCTCTCCCTGGAGAAGGTACAGGAGACCActcagaggaagaggagaaagaccCAGGAGGAAGGGACTGTTAGCAGCATAGGATTGAGGAGTTGGAAGAGACCTTTAGAATAGCTGGTCGTTATGCCAATCAGGTGTTTGCACTAAGTTCGTCATCAATATGGTAACCTTCTGGGAGCAGGGggccaccaggttgcctaaggacgAGTGAACTGGCCCAGATCAGAAAGGGAGCAGGTCAGAACTCCTGCACCAACCGGTAGTGGGACtgtgcctgggcaatatagcaagatcttgGTTCTTAAAAGGGAAAATTAAGAACAGCAGCTTATTCCCCTCTGGGGAGAGGCTGGCTCAGGGTTAcgcagtgagggtggggacagacGTGGGCCCACAGTACTTCCCTTGTTGGGTTGTCTGAGGATCCCTCTGGCCACCTCACcacaggagatggaggaggacatctggacagtgaggaggaggaggtgccTTGGCCCATGCCAAGTATCCCACAGGACCTGGAGAACCGGGAGGCCATGGTGAGCCTGACTTTCCCTGCCTCCCCTTTGCCACCTTCCTCTGTGGTCCCTCCCAGACTCTCTTATGCTCTTGGTTTCCCTGCCTTCTGATTTCTCTGGGACCCTCACCCTTTCTGGGAGTCAGTGGTCAGACACCATTTCACCTGTGACCAACAGGCACACTCTCTGAGGCCCCAAGGGAAGGGGCTGCACTTCACCTCCCTGCCCCATTTGTTGTGTGTATGCCCCTGTAAGAATACTCACCTCTTGCCTTCAAGTGGCATTCTTCAACTCCACTGGAGCCAGTGCCCAGGAGGAGCAGGCACGGCCATGTGGGCAGCGGAAGGTGCAAAGGCTGTGCTGCCCACACATGGTTTACCTGGTGGCCTCGGCTTGGAAGGAGTCAGAGGCAGAGGCCCCAGCCCCAAGGACTGGGGGTGAGTTTGTGTGTGGGGAGAGCTACTGGGCCCTGAGGGAGGCCATGGAGAAGGTGAAGGTGAGTGAGTCCTGGCATGGGCCAAAAAATGTGGGGGCGGGACAGGACAGGTCACTCTCGAGATGTGACCCCATTATTTTGGCTCCAGAGCGGCTTTATGGACCTCCCGAAGGAGAAGGCGGACGGGAAGGAGCAGGTGGAAAAACTAGAGCTTGGATTCATCCAGCTCTCTGAAGCAACAGACAGCATGAGTGAGCTAGAGACCAGGGCATGGCAAGGGGAGCTGCAGGGCCACTGGAGGGCCCCAGCCTCTGACCCCTGTCCTCTTGCAGGAGAGTACGTCACAGTATATGAGAGCCAAGGGGCAGTGCCAAACACGTGGCACCAGGATATGGAGGATGTCATTAGGCTGGCCCAGAACGAGGAGGAGATGAAAGTAGGGAGTGCAACACCTCTACGGGGGTGGGGTTGGGCGTGGGTGGTGCTGGTGCCACCTCCAGCTCCAGTGTGGCAGCTGAGCACCCCTCCATTCAGGTGAATATGCTGGAACTGCCGAAGCTGGTGTTGCCACTTGTGGGCGACCACGAGGGGCATGGCAAATTCTTCGCCACTCCCCAGAACCCTGCTGATGAGCCCGCTCCAGGGGCTCCAGCCCCCGAGGAACTTGGGGCTGCTGGCAAGCAGGGTGGTGAGTAGAGCCCTCAGGTGGGGTGGGCAGGCAGGAGCAGGGGAGGCTGGCCCTGCACTGAgatccctgcctccctctctctgaAGATTTTTCTGAGgtgagcctggacaacagtgtgGAGCCCACACCAGGAGAGGCCAGGAAGGGTTCTCCCCATGACAACCCCACTGCAGAGCAGATCGTGCACCTGCTTCCTGTAATGCAGGACACCCAGGAGCACCCAGGCTTGGCCACCAAACCCTGCATGCCATTCTTTTACCGGGCATCCGAGAACAGGGAGAtaaacatcatcatcatctaaGAGCTGGTCAAGAaattgaaaaacaacaacaacaaaaagttatgGCGTTAATCTCGTACACGATTCATTTACTTCATCTGAATGTTAGAGCCACTCATGTTCATTTGTGTTTCTAATTTacagtttaaatttatttgtagaaaATTAGGGAGAGTGGATCTTTCCCTGATGTTCACTCTCGCATCctttagcatttttgttttttaatttgataattGTAAGTCGTTAGCTCGCATATCGAGTTTGCCTTTACCTGGTGGGAGTTCAAGCACACAAAGACCCACTATTTGCGCAAAATTATTCTTGCTGG encodes:
- the LOC105497461 gene encoding LOW QUALITY PROTEIN: golgin subfamily A member 6C (The sequence of the model RefSeq protein was modified relative to this genomic sequence to represent the inferred CDS: inserted 1 base in 1 codon; substituted 2 bases at 2 genomic stop codons), producing MWPQPRLPPHPAMSEKTRQDKLAAAKKKLKEYXQSKSPGVPAGAKXKKKTGSSPETTTSGGCHSPEDSRYQELAVALDSNSATINHLNENIESLKQQKKQVEHQLEEEKKANNEIHKAQMEQLETINILMLEKADLKTTLYHTKRAARHFEEESKDLASRLQYSLQRTQELEWALSAVSTQQQEEDRMSSTSCREAVLQQQLEQSTKERALLTQVTESLKQVQLERDEYAQHITGERARWQERMWKMSVEACTLKEEKRDIHRIQELERSLSELKPQMAEPLSPAPLAGTSEVKQLQDEARHLRKEVESLEGKLQSQVENNQALSLLSKEQKESFRDQEERLXDQEERRVREQERVREQERVREQERVREQEEQKLQEQERLCAQKERLQKQQERLREQGERLRKQERLRKQEERLWDQEERLRKQEERLALSQNHTLDKQLAEPHCSFEDLNNENRSALQLEQQVKELQEKLGEECLEAASQQNQQLETQLSVMALPGEGDGGGHLDSEEEEVPWPMPSIPQDLENREAMSGFMDLPKEKADGKEQVEKLELGFIQLSEATDSMREYVTVYESQGAVPNTWHQDMEDVIRLAQNEEEMKVNMLELPKLVLPLVGDHEGHGKFFATPQNPADEPAPGAPAPEELGAAGKQGDFSEVSLDNSVEPTPGEARKGSPHDNPTAEQIVHLLPVMQDTQEHPGLATKPCMPFFYRASENREINIIII